The Sorghum bicolor cultivar BTx623 chromosome 6, Sorghum_bicolor_NCBIv3, whole genome shotgun sequence genome contains the following window.
AGTCGTTTTCAAAAGAATAAGAGGCCCTACTAAATTATCCCTTAAAAGGATTTACACCTGGTTCATAATCAATAGAATGCCATTGAAGGATTTGTGTTAAATGAAATACACAAAAGATTTGTGCATCTTTGTATTTAAAGTAGAGAAATAGTGAAAGTTATAATGACACACCACAGACATGGCACATTAGGGGATAGTGTTATACATTCGGCCTTGCCCTCCCTAGCAAAAGATCATGTGCTGTTACTTACTAATTATGCTACCTAGTTAGCATCGACAAACAGACACGCTTGTGTGGTGCCTCACACACTCTCCTTGTGAGTTAGGAAAGAACTGTTGCATTTGCCTCAGTATGCAAGGGGTTGAAGTAGTCGGCGAAGGAACAAACAAGAATGTTAGACGGGCTTTTTATAGTGTGTAACAACAGTTATAAGCGAGTGAGAGCACATTCAAAATCGTGACAAACAGAAATGTTAAATACTTAAATGGCAATAATACAATGATAACATCACCGtgcactttttttttgaaagcacATTAGTAAGTGCCTTATTAAAGGAAGTGAAAACTACATCactattagagcatctccaagagctttTTTAAATTTCACTCACTAAATCATCATTTAAAGAGTCATTACATAAAAATCACTTTCTATGTTTTTTCACTCTCCAATAGTTTTTCCATCTCTCATGAGCACTCTGAAGAGCCATTCTCGTCCTTCATATTTGACTAGCGAAAAATCTAGAATAGAAgatgtttatatttataccatttAGAGAAGCTTTGGGAGAATAGTTTTTCATCAAAATTTTTATTCCTATCATTTAGGAAAAATATAAAGAGCGTTTTGAAGATACTCTTCGAATGGCTCTAGGATTGCTACTTTGGTAAGAAATATGCACGTTTGTTTCactgtttttttttaataaaatgaaATGGACATGAGAGCTTCCCTGACTAGACGCACGGTATGCTAACTTATATGAGTCATGCGCTTTTTTAACATTAAGTATAGACAAAAAGACGGTTGACTCGACTTgtgataagagcatctccaagggctttgcaaacaaactttgcattgccctatttacaaaaaaaagtagaaaatacccctccaatggttttgcaaataaggtttgcaatttggttaactttgcaaatagaggttgaggctttgcatatatgcaaaaaCTTTCCACCACTTTGCATTTACAATTTCGGCTTTCCACGTCGGACTCTGTCCCCCCCCACCCCGCGCGATTTCTCTACGCCCGTCCGCCCTCCCTGCCGCGCGCGCCCGCCCTCCAGCTGCCGCGCGTGTCCGCCGTCCCTCCAGCTGCCGtgcgcgcccgccctccctaccACGCGCGCCCGCCCTGGCTGGGCGGCGACTGGCACGAACGACCTGGGCTGGGCGGCAACTGGCGGCGACTGGCACACACGACATACGTCAAAATGGCGCGAAGGGAAAAAAACACGCGGGCGCGATCGGTGAAAAAAAAACTCGGGGATGGGGTCCACACTTTGGGTTTGCCAAATCTAAATGCAAAGTTCCTTGGAGTTggactatttttagactttgcaaatgagtttgaaactttgcaaacaacaccaaatacaaaattcatttgcaaagtcccttggagatgctcaccCTTTTTTTCACTCAACTTCGTTTTTTCACTCAACGCTGAAGTATCTCTCAACCAACACCTGCGCAGTACGCTGCTCACTAGCCGTTTGATGTGTCAAAAAGATGTCCCAATGTCCTGTGCAGTACGCTgctgttagttttttttttacttcacAAAGAactgtgttctactcatgtaCTACGTTTATTTCTGTAATAATTTAAAAAAACGTACAAAAGAGTCACTTGTTTATAATGTAATAATGTCACACGCAAATCAAATCCCACGGAAAAGCTCACCAAACAGCAAAGCACAGCACCCGCGGCCCGCCGGCCGATTCGTGGAACACCTCGCGGCTGTTCTCTGTTGATGCCATGGCGGCGCCGTCGCTGTGGCAGCTGGAGGACGCGGCCATCGCGAGGCTCCGCGCCTGCGCCACGTTCCGGGACCTCCTCCGAGCGCACGGCCTCGCCGTGCGGCTGTGCCTCTCCCAGAGCAGCTACGTCGCCACCCAGATCGTGCACGTCTGCAACGGTCACGGCCGCGCCGCGCACGCCGCGCGGGTTTTCGCCCACGTCCCCGCCCCGAACCTCCACCTCCACAACGCCATGATCAAGGCCTACGCGCAGAACCACCTCCACCGCGACGCGGTCGAGGTCTACGTCCGCATGCTCAGGTGCCTCCCGGACCCTTCTTCGAGCGGTGGCTTCTCCGTCGGCGACCGGTTCACGTACCCGTTCCTCCTCAAGGCCTGCGGCGGCCTCGCGGCTTCTCAGCTCGGCAGGCAGGTGCACGCGCACGTGGCGAGGTCTGGGTGCGAGTCACACGCCATCGTACAGAACTCCCTGATCGAGATGTATACGCGCTGCGGGGATTTGTCGCTCGCGCGCAAGGTGTTCGATGGAATGCGGGAGAAGGACGCGGTCTCCTGGAACACGCTCATCTCTGCGCACGCGAGAATGGGGCAGATGAGGAAGGCACGGGAATTGTTCCATTCGATGCCGGACAAGACGGTGGTTTCCTGGACTGCCTTGGTGTCCGGATACACCGCGGTTGGGGACTTCGCAGGTGCAGTCGAGGTGTTCAGGCAGATGCAGATGGAAGGATTTGAACCAGACGACGTGAGCATCGTTGCGGTGCTGCCGGCCTGCGCCCAACTCGGTGCCCTGGAGCTTGGCCGGTGGATATATGCTTACTGCAACAAGCACGGCATGCTGGGAAAGATATACATTTGCAATGCGCTGATGGAGATGTACGCGAAGTGCGGGTGCATCGAGGAAGCGCTGCAGCTTTTCCATGGCATGTCCGAGAAGGATGTCATCTCATGGAGCACAGCAATTGGTGGCCTCGCGGCACACGGGAGAGCACGTGAGGCTGTGAAGCTGTTTGAGGTGATGGATAGAGAAGGAAGGGTGATGCCAAATGGCATCACATTCGTGGGGCTCTTGTCAGCCTGCTCCCACGCTGGGCTCCTGGACGAAGGCCTGCGCTACTTTGATCGAATGAAGGAAGAATATGGTGTGGAACCCAGCGTCGAGCACTATGGCTGCGTTGTTGACCTCCTCGGCCGGTCAGGGCGAATCCAGCGCGCTCTTGACACCATAGGAGGCATGCCGATCCCCCCGGATGGCAAGATATGGGGGTCACTGCTCAGCGCGTGCCGCAGCCACAGCGACGTCGACACAGCCGTGGTGGCGGCCGAGCGGCTTGTCGAGCTGGAGCCAGAGGACGTGGGCAACCTCGTCATGCTGGCCAATGTGTACGCCGCTGCGGGCCGGTGGGGCAACGTGGCCAGTACGAGGAAGGAGATACGGAGCCGGAGCACGAGGAAGACGCCCGGGTGCAGCATGATCGAGGTGGACAACGTGGTGCGCGAGTTCGTCGCCGGGGAGGACCTGGGTCCTGAGTTGGGAGGCATTGCTGCCATAATTGATATCCTGGCCTCGCAGCTTGCTGACGATGAAGAATTAGTTGATTCAGATTGTGGAGGTGATGTGAATGTGTTTGCTAGTGGGTAGTACTGATACTATATTGGAAGAGGTGGTCCGATGGTGGAATATGAGAGGAGAATAGCGTCAGGAAGAGACCTAGTAGATGCGATAGTTTTCAGGTGTTGTTCTGATCTTTCAGCAAAGGTTGTTTCCTGGATAGCTTCCATCAATGCTGTGTAAACAGTTTTCCCACCTTTTTACTGGTTCATACAGGCTGATACAATTCAACAATTACAAAGGCTCTATGAGGAGTTGATTGAGAATGAAGAAGACTGCTGGCTGGATAGATATAAGTCATCTGAGAAATCAGGACGGTAAGAGCAGTTACAGTGCACAGAGATGACATATTTTGTAATTTGTATATAGTGCATTATCTTAATCTTAACCTTAGTCTTTGATATTGAAGGAGCCGATGGCTATGGTCCCGGCTCATTACTCAGCCTTGTACCTATGATTCAGTTAAGGGGTTTTACCTATATGGTGGTGTCGATACAGGGAAGTTGATGCTTATGGACCTGTTCTATGAACAGTTGTAAGTCTATCAGTTCTAGCCTTCTAGGATAAGATCTCCATCACAACACTTTGTGATGGTGTTCCAAAGTTTGGCTGTAGTA
Protein-coding sequences here:
- the LOC8082854 gene encoding pentatricopeptide repeat-containing protein At2g20540; amino-acid sequence: MAAPSLWQLEDAAIARLRACATFRDLLRAHGLAVRLCLSQSSYVATQIVHVCNGHGRAAHAARVFAHVPAPNLHLHNAMIKAYAQNHLHRDAVEVYVRMLRCLPDPSSSGGFSVGDRFTYPFLLKACGGLAASQLGRQVHAHVARSGCESHAIVQNSLIEMYTRCGDLSLARKVFDGMREKDAVSWNTLISAHARMGQMRKARELFHSMPDKTVVSWTALVSGYTAVGDFAGAVEVFRQMQMEGFEPDDVSIVAVLPACAQLGALELGRWIYAYCNKHGMLGKIYICNALMEMYAKCGCIEEALQLFHGMSEKDVISWSTAIGGLAAHGRAREAVKLFEVMDREGRVMPNGITFVGLLSACSHAGLLDEGLRYFDRMKEEYGVEPSVEHYGCVVDLLGRSGRIQRALDTIGGMPIPPDGKIWGSLLSACRSHSDVDTAVVAAERLVELEPEDVGNLVMLANVYAAAGRWGNVASTRKEIRSRSTRKTPGCSMIEVDNVVREFVAGEDLGPELGGIAAIIDILASQLADDEELVDSDCGGDVNVFASG